In Sagittula stellata E-37, the following are encoded in one genomic region:
- a CDS encoding helix-turn-helix domain-containing protein has product MMRPATTALPLERNRLFQSDDLDEARAVVAAKFCDHRLNRVSRSGRFDAVHNRAEGQATSLNYIQYGADVEIEPGELGSFYLVQIPLKGQAWIDNSAGDVETGPGLGSVLNPHRNASMRWREGCSQLLLQIDAQQLNRVAERLIGRALSGPVTFRTAVDQRVPEVDKWVHKLRTCFSLAEKEAIYAKGNLHTQALVEEQLIEGFLLCQPSDLSGPLTKDIDRAGNLYVRRAMQYIHRNLGAAMTVGDIADALGISPRSLQLSFKAELGMTPMQYLRDARLREAHAMLKTGSDMGSIGDICEHVGIAHCGRFSVEYKRRYGESPHETRLKNG; this is encoded by the coding sequence ATGATGAGACCTGCGACCACAGCTTTGCCCTTGGAACGAAACCGCCTGTTCCAGTCCGACGATCTGGACGAGGCGCGGGCCGTCGTCGCGGCCAAGTTCTGCGATCATCGGCTGAACCGGGTGTCCCGGTCAGGGCGGTTCGATGCGGTGCACAACCGGGCCGAAGGGCAAGCGACCTCGCTCAACTACATCCAGTACGGCGCCGATGTCGAAATCGAACCGGGCGAGCTTGGGTCGTTTTACCTGGTGCAGATCCCATTGAAAGGGCAGGCTTGGATCGACAATTCCGCGGGAGACGTGGAAACCGGCCCCGGTCTGGGCAGCGTGCTGAACCCGCATCGTAATGCGTCGATGCGATGGCGAGAGGGCTGTTCGCAACTGCTGCTGCAGATCGACGCGCAGCAGTTGAACCGGGTCGCCGAACGCCTGATCGGGCGGGCGCTGTCCGGTCCGGTGACGTTTCGAACGGCGGTCGATCAACGCGTGCCCGAGGTCGATAAGTGGGTCCACAAACTGCGCACCTGCTTCTCACTCGCTGAGAAAGAAGCGATCTATGCCAAAGGCAATCTGCACACCCAGGCGCTGGTCGAGGAGCAATTGATCGAAGGGTTCCTGCTGTGCCAGCCGAGCGATCTCAGCGGGCCGCTGACGAAAGACATCGACCGGGCCGGGAACCTCTATGTGCGGCGGGCCATGCAGTACATCCACCGAAATCTCGGCGCCGCGATGACTGTGGGTGACATCGCGGATGCGTTGGGGATTTCACCCCGCTCGCTGCAATTGAGCTTCAAGGCAGAGCTGGGCATGACTCCGATGCAATACCTGCGTGACGCGCGCCTGCGCGAGGCCCATGCCATGCTGAAGACCGGGTCTGACATGGGTAGTATCGGCGATATCTGCGAGCATGTCGGGATCGCCCACTGCGGGCGTTTTTCGGTCGAATACAAACGCAGATACGGCGAAAGCCCTCATGAAACACGCCTGAAGAACGGATAG
- a CDS encoding cupin domain-containing protein, with protein MHTGEGVTGSANGLDGTAWNVVGHIYTPKLWSDNAFIWHAVVPAETFVPPHVHPTQDEWIYMLEGELEVEFGFETGDVTIHKAGPGDTIRMPMGKAHGIFNRSGAEATCVFGVAPSRKLFELFGELDGVTDPAELVRLSALREVDFLPPPSDAG; from the coding sequence ATGCACACTGGAGAAGGCGTCACCGGATCAGCCAATGGACTGGACGGAACCGCATGGAATGTCGTCGGGCACATCTATACGCCCAAGCTTTGGTCGGACAACGCGTTCATCTGGCACGCGGTCGTTCCGGCCGAAACCTTCGTGCCGCCGCACGTTCATCCGACTCAGGATGAATGGATCTACATGCTCGAAGGGGAACTTGAGGTCGAATTCGGCTTCGAAACCGGCGATGTGACAATTCACAAGGCCGGACCCGGAGACACGATCCGGATGCCCATGGGCAAGGCGCATGGCATCTTCAATCGCTCGGGCGCGGAGGCGACCTGCGTGTTTGGCGTCGCGCCATCGCGCAAGCTCTTCGAGTTGTTCGGCGAGCTGGACGGCGTCACGGACCCGGCGGAACTGGTGCGCCTGTCGGCCCTGCGCGAGGTGGATTTCCTGCCGCCCCCGTCCGACGCCGGATAA
- a CDS encoding flavin-containing monooxygenase — translation MVKRKTVAVIGGGVSGLAAAKAFDERGHRVFGFERSHDFGGVWELSRSYPGVQTQSPKDLYRYTDLAMPVDYAQWPKGPQVHAYLHSYADKHKLGRLFQLNTDVVGMERRADGQPGWTLTLETAGRRRQQDFDFVALCTGQFSYKNVITHPGQDAFVAQGGQVMHSSEYTDPEIARGKHVVVLGGSKSATDIAVNAVQNGAKQVTMVYRQNVWRIPYFVGGINFKRLLYMRAQEAQFNSWDRGPVKRALAAITKPLVWANFRGLETMLKLQLGLKKWNMVPDTPIEKEASCSLPLVTPGLFEALKAGKLKLIQGSYDRYVGDSILMTTGEKVRCDVSVLAVGWKLGVPVLPEEYRAKLVEPDGQYKTYRLSVNPDLPDMGFVGFNSSFCTVLSAEMIANWLVRYADGQLTNQPTEAEMRENIDMMLNWRRTERPAAQVYGGLCSAPFHFKHFDELLADMGAKKSKRSNPLAEQFSYPDADAYGAFLASTPQYRAG, via the coding sequence ATGGTTAAACGCAAAACTGTCGCCGTCATCGGCGGCGGGGTCTCTGGGCTGGCCGCCGCAAAGGCTTTTGACGAGCGTGGCCACCGGGTCTTCGGTTTCGAACGCAGCCACGACTTCGGAGGTGTGTGGGAGCTGTCGCGCTCTTACCCCGGCGTCCAGACCCAAAGCCCCAAGGACCTTTATCGCTATACCGATCTGGCCATGCCGGTCGACTATGCCCAATGGCCAAAGGGGCCGCAGGTGCATGCCTATCTGCATTCCTATGCGGACAAGCACAAACTGGGGCGTCTATTTCAGCTCAACACGGATGTGGTGGGGATGGAGCGGCGCGCCGATGGGCAACCGGGCTGGACCCTGACGCTGGAAACCGCCGGGCGCAGGCGTCAGCAGGATTTCGATTTCGTCGCGCTGTGCACCGGTCAGTTTTCCTACAAGAACGTCATCACCCACCCCGGGCAGGACGCGTTTGTCGCGCAGGGCGGACAGGTGATGCATTCGTCGGAATACACCGATCCGGAGATCGCGCGGGGTAAGCACGTGGTGGTTCTGGGCGGCTCGAAATCCGCCACCGACATCGCGGTCAACGCGGTGCAGAACGGCGCGAAACAGGTGACGATGGTCTATCGCCAGAACGTCTGGCGCATCCCCTATTTCGTCGGCGGCATCAACTTCAAGCGGTTGCTCTACATGCGCGCGCAGGAGGCGCAGTTCAACAGCTGGGATCGCGGGCCGGTCAAGCGGGCGCTGGCGGCGATCACCAAGCCGCTGGTCTGGGCCAACTTCCGCGGTCTCGAAACCATGCTGAAGCTACAACTGGGGCTTAAGAAATGGAACATGGTCCCCGACACGCCGATCGAGAAAGAGGCGTCTTGTTCCCTGCCCCTCGTCACGCCGGGACTGTTCGAGGCTCTGAAGGCCGGCAAGCTCAAGCTGATTCAGGGCAGCTATGACCGGTATGTCGGCGACAGCATCCTCATGACGACCGGCGAAAAGGTCCGCTGCGATGTCTCGGTCCTGGCGGTGGGCTGGAAGTTGGGCGTTCCGGTCCTGCCCGAAGAATACCGCGCCAAGCTGGTCGAGCCGGACGGTCAATACAAGACCTATCGTCTGTCGGTGAACCCGGACTTGCCGGACATGGGCTTTGTCGGCTTCAACTCCAGCTTCTGCACGGTTCTGTCGGCAGAGATGATCGCCAACTGGCTGGTGCGCTATGCCGACGGGCAGCTAACCAACCAACCGACCGAAGCCGAGATGCGCGAGAACATCGACATGATGCTGAACTGGCGGCGCACGGAACGCCCGGCGGCGCAGGTCTATGGCGGATTGTGCTCGGCGCCCTTCCACTTCAAGCATTTCGACGAGTTGCTTGCAGATATGGGCGCAAAGAAAAGCAAACGGTCCAACCCGCTGGCCGAACAGTTTTCGTATCCCGACGCGGATGCTTATGGCGCCTTCCTTGCCTCTACACCCCAATACCGCGCCGGATAA
- a CDS encoding RidA family protein, producing MTPQTIQPEGWAPALGYANGMLMPDGTLHVGGQIGWNKDKVFVEGGFIAQMEQALRNIAEIVRAAGGDVTDVGRLTWFVKDKSEYLAHQREVGKAYQRVFGKHFPAMSMLIVNDLVEDAALLEIEATAYIDRAATAGTAS from the coding sequence ATGACACCGCAAACCATCCAGCCCGAAGGCTGGGCCCCCGCCCTTGGCTACGCAAACGGAATGCTGATGCCCGACGGAACCCTGCACGTCGGCGGCCAGATCGGCTGGAACAAGGACAAGGTCTTTGTCGAGGGCGGCTTTATTGCGCAAATGGAGCAGGCGTTGCGCAACATCGCCGAGATCGTCCGCGCCGCCGGTGGAGACGTCACGGACGTCGGCCGGCTGACCTGGTTCGTCAAGGACAAGTCTGAATATCTGGCGCACCAGCGCGAGGTCGGCAAAGCCTACCAGCGCGTTTTCGGCAAACATTTTCCGGCCATGTCGATGCTCATTGTCAACGATCTGGTCGAGGACGCCGCCCTGCTCGAAATTGAAGCCACCGCTTACATTGATCGCGCCGCCACGGCGGGCACGGCCAGCTAA
- a CDS encoding acyl-CoA thioesterase: MHFTFPQKVLFKHCDPAGIVFYPRFFEMINDAVETLFSDLLGWPFEDMHAEAGVPTAAFDVRFKRPCRHGDQLELRLTLTRLGRSSLSLTTRAVRQDTVCFEADQTLVCVDSEGRPAAWPEHVRARIEDIMEAQT, encoded by the coding sequence ATGCATTTTACCTTTCCGCAAAAGGTGCTGTTCAAGCATTGCGACCCTGCGGGCATCGTCTTTTACCCGCGGTTTTTCGAGATGATCAACGACGCGGTCGAGACCCTGTTCAGCGACCTCCTTGGCTGGCCGTTCGAGGACATGCACGCTGAGGCCGGCGTGCCGACGGCGGCCTTCGACGTGCGGTTCAAACGGCCCTGCCGCCATGGCGATCAGCTGGAGTTGCGCCTGACCCTGACACGGCTCGGCCGCAGCAGCCTGTCGCTGACGACCCGCGCGGTACGGCAGGACACAGTCTGTTTCGAGGCCGACCAGACCCTCGTCTGCGTCGACAGCGAGGGGCGGCCCGCCGCTTGGCCAGAGCACGTGCGCGCCCGGATCGAAGACATCATGGAGGCCCAGACATGA
- the kynU gene encoding kynureninase, producing the protein MTLPRKDLFDLPEGVIYLDGNSLGPLPKGAAARAAEVIGREWGQELIRAWNTADWITLPARVGDRIAGLIGAPTGSVATGDTLSIKVYQALAAALKMRPDRRVILSDSGNFPTDLYMAQGLIGTIDKGYTLRTPAPQDVAEAITEEVAVVMLTHVDYRSGRLHDMKAITEKAHSVGAVMIWDLAHSAGAVPLDLAGSQAEFAVGCTYKYFNGGPGAPAFIYARPDIVETVEPALAGWMGHNAPFAMEPGYRPAMSTERLRVGTPPIVQLSILDAALDVWEGVDMDALRAASIALCETFIAEVESRCPTLTLASPRNAAERGSQVSFAFDHGYEAMQALIERGVIGDFRAPDIMRFGFTPLYIDTADVVAAAAILEDVIEGDLWRDPKYQTKSKVT; encoded by the coding sequence ATGACCCTGCCGCGCAAGGACCTGTTCGACCTGCCCGAGGGCGTGATCTATCTGGACGGCAATTCGCTTGGCCCGCTGCCCAAAGGCGCCGCTGCCCGCGCGGCCGAGGTGATTGGCCGCGAATGGGGACAAGAGCTGATCCGCGCCTGGAACACGGCGGACTGGATCACGCTGCCCGCGCGCGTGGGCGACCGGATCGCGGGGCTGATCGGCGCGCCGACAGGGTCGGTGGCCACCGGGGACACGCTGTCGATCAAGGTTTACCAGGCGCTGGCGGCGGCGTTGAAGATGCGGCCCGACCGCCGGGTGATCCTGTCGGACAGCGGCAACTTTCCGACCGACCTTTACATGGCGCAGGGCCTGATCGGCACCATCGACAAGGGCTACACGCTGCGCACCCCCGCGCCGCAGGACGTGGCCGAAGCGATCACCGAAGAGGTCGCGGTGGTGATGCTGACGCATGTCGACTATCGCTCGGGGCGCCTGCACGACATGAAGGCGATCACTGAAAAGGCGCATAGCGTCGGCGCGGTGATGATCTGGGATCTCGCCCACAGCGCGGGCGCCGTGCCGCTGGACCTGGCCGGATCGCAGGCGGAATTCGCGGTTGGCTGCACCTACAAGTACTTCAACGGCGGCCCCGGCGCCCCGGCCTTCATCTATGCGCGGCCCGATATCGTCGAGACGGTCGAGCCAGCGCTGGCCGGTTGGATGGGCCATAACGCGCCCTTCGCGATGGAGCCGGGCTATCGCCCCGCCATGTCGACCGAACGGCTGCGCGTCGGCACCCCGCCGATTGTGCAACTCTCCATTCTAGATGCCGCGCTGGACGTCTGGGAGGGGGTCGACATGGATGCGCTGCGCGCGGCCTCGATCGCGCTGTGCGAGACCTTCATCGCCGAGGTCGAGTCGCGCTGCCCCACGCTCACCCTTGCCTCGCCGCGCAATGCCGCCGAGCGTGGCAGCCAGGTCTCTTTCGCCTTCGACCACGGTTACGAGGCGATGCAGGCCCTGATCGAGCGCGGCGTGATCGGGGACTTCCGCGCACCGGACATCATGCGCTTCGGCTTTACGCCTCTTTACATTGACACCGCCGATGTGGTTGCAGCGGCGGCAATCCTGGAGGACGTGATCGAGGGAGACCTTTGGCGCGATCCGAAATATCAGACGAAATCGAAAGTGACCTGA
- a CDS encoding tryptophan 2,3-dioxygenase gives MSQGAYDPGTGGARMDFSDAMSYGDYLKLDPILSAQAPQSAAHDELLFIIQHQTSELWMKLILHELGAARDALRANDTTTMFKMLARVSRIFEQLNNQWDVLRTMTPADYTTFRAALGPSSGFQSYQYRMIEYVLGNRNPNMVKPHAHMPEVHAMLTTELGRPSFYDEVVRHLFRTLDGDEAAMPAPQLDTPHAAHPEIQARWKTVYENINAYWSLYELAEKLVDLEDYFRRWRFNHVTTVERVIGFKRGTGGTAGVSYLRRMLDVELFPELWHLRGEL, from the coding sequence ATGAGCCAAGGCGCCTATGACCCCGGCACCGGCGGGGCACGAATGGATTTCAGCGATGCCATGTCCTATGGCGATTATCTGAAACTCGATCCGATCCTGAGTGCTCAGGCCCCGCAAAGCGCGGCCCATGACGAGTTGCTTTTCATCATCCAGCACCAGACTTCGGAGCTGTGGATGAAGCTGATCCTGCACGAGCTTGGCGCGGCGCGGGATGCGCTGCGGGCCAATGACACCACGACCATGTTCAAGATGCTGGCCCGCGTCAGCCGGATCTTCGAACAGCTCAACAACCAGTGGGACGTGCTGCGCACCATGACGCCGGCAGACTACACGACCTTCCGCGCGGCGCTGGGGCCTTCCTCGGGCTTTCAGTCTTACCAATATCGGATGATCGAATACGTTCTGGGCAACCGGAACCCCAACATGGTGAAGCCCCACGCGCATATGCCAGAAGTCCACGCCATGCTGACCACCGAACTGGGGCGGCCCAGTTTCTATGACGAAGTGGTGCGCCACCTGTTCCGCACACTAGACGGCGATGAGGCGGCCATGCCCGCCCCGCAACTGGACACGCCGCATGCGGCACATCCCGAGATTCAGGCCCGCTGGAAGACCGTTTATGAGAACATCAACGCTTATTGGTCGCTGTATGAACTGGCCGAAAAGCTGGTGGATCTCGAAGATTACTTCCGCCGCTGGCGCTTCAACCATGTCACGACCGTCGAACGCGTGATCGGCTTCAAGCGCGGCACTGGCGGCACGGCGGGGGTGTCCTATCTGCGCAGGATGCTCGACGTCGAGCTGTTTCCCGAACTCTGGCATTTGAGAGGTGAGCTATGA
- a CDS encoding AMP-binding protein, with amino-acid sequence MLTPSAHTDSFTRDTLPPQEHWPDLLLDGFDYPDRLNAGWELTDAMVAKGFGDYTALIGNGRRRTYKELSDWTNRLAHTLVDDLGVKPGNRVLIRSANNPAMVACWLAATKAGAVVVNTMPMLRAGELAKYVEKAEITHALCDTRLMDEMTACAKGSAYLKTVAGFDGTANHDAELDRLALTKPVKFDAVQTAQDDVALIGFTSGSTGNPKATMHFHRDLMIIADGYAKEVLNVQPDDVFVGSPPLAFTFGLGGLAIFPLRFGATATLLENASPPNMVEIIETYKATVCFTAPTAYRAMLRAMEEGADLTSLRAAVSAGETLPAPVYDEWRAKTGKPMLDGIGATEMLHIFITNRFEDHRPACTGKPVSGYEAKVIGPDGAELPRGEIGRLAMRGPTGCRYMFGERQDEYVQDGWNISGDSFTQDEDGYFHFAARSDDIIVSSGYNIAGPEVEAALLSHAAVAECAVIGVPNEDRGAIVEAHVVLGDGEVPSEALVKLLQDHVKATIAPFKYPRSVVFTNALPKTESGKIQRFRLKGTAT; translated from the coding sequence ATGCTGACGCCTTCCGCCCATACCGACAGTTTCACCCGCGATACGCTTCCCCCGCAAGAGCATTGGCCGGATCTGCTGCTGGACGGTTTCGATTATCCCGACCGGCTGAATGCCGGGTGGGAACTTACAGACGCCATGGTCGCCAAGGGCTTCGGGGATTACACTGCGCTCATAGGCAACGGACGCCGACGCACCTACAAGGAGCTGTCGGACTGGACCAACCGGCTGGCCCATACGCTGGTGGACGATCTGGGCGTCAAACCCGGTAACCGGGTGCTGATCCGCTCGGCCAATAACCCCGCTATGGTGGCCTGCTGGCTGGCCGCGACCAAGGCGGGAGCGGTGGTCGTCAACACCATGCCGATGCTGCGCGCAGGCGAACTGGCCAAGTATGTCGAGAAGGCCGAGATCACCCATGCGCTGTGCGACACGCGGCTGATGGACGAGATGACCGCCTGCGCCAAGGGCAGCGCGTATCTGAAGACCGTGGCGGGGTTCGACGGCACCGCCAACCACGATGCCGAGCTGGACCGGCTGGCCCTGACCAAACCCGTGAAGTTCGACGCCGTGCAGACCGCGCAGGACGATGTGGCGCTGATCGGCTTCACCTCCGGTTCGACGGGCAATCCAAAGGCGACAATGCATTTTCACCGCGATCTGATGATCATCGCGGATGGCTACGCCAAAGAGGTACTGAACGTGCAACCCGACGATGTGTTCGTCGGCTCTCCGCCGCTGGCATTTACCTTCGGGCTGGGCGGTCTGGCGATCTTTCCGCTGCGCTTTGGCGCCACGGCGACGCTGCTGGAAAACGCCTCGCCGCCGAACATGGTGGAGATCATCGAAACCTACAAAGCCACCGTCTGTTTCACCGCGCCGACCGCCTATCGCGCCATGCTACGCGCAATGGAGGAGGGTGCGGACCTTACGTCGCTGCGCGCCGCCGTGTCGGCGGGGGAAACGCTGCCCGCCCCGGTCTATGACGAGTGGAGAGCCAAGACCGGCAAGCCCATGCTGGACGGGATCGGCGCGACGGAGATGCTACATATCTTCATCACCAATCGGTTCGAGGACCACCGGCCCGCCTGCACCGGCAAACCGGTGAGCGGCTACGAGGCAAAGGTGATCGGCCCCGACGGCGCCGAACTGCCGCGCGGCGAGATCGGGCGGCTCGCCATGCGCGGGCCGACCGGATGTCGTTACATGTTTGGCGAACGGCAGGACGAATACGTGCAAGACGGCTGGAACATTTCGGGCGACAGCTTCACCCAGGACGAAGACGGGTATTTCCACTTCGCTGCTCGCAGCGACGACATCATCGTCTCGTCCGGCTACAATATCGCCGGGCCCGAGGTCGAGGCCGCGCTGCTGTCCCACGCAGCCGTGGCGGAATGCGCGGTGATCGGCGTGCCGAACGAGGATCGCGGCGCCATCGTAGAAGCGCATGTGGTGCTGGGCGACGGAGAGGTGCCCTCCGAGGCGCTGGTCAAGCTCTTGCAGGATCACGTCAAGGCCACCATCGCGCCGTTCAAGTACCCGCGCTCGGTCGTCTTTACCAACGCGCTGCCCAAGACCGAAAGCGGCAAGATCCAGCGTTTCAGACTGAAAGGCACGGCGACATGA
- a CDS encoding acyl-CoA dehydrogenase family protein, with translation MADKTFLHWPFFEGRHRDLAASLDAWATDHLSAVDHSDTDAACRQLVTMLGEAGFASHSGAEDGTLDVRTLCLIRETLARHDGLADFAFAMQGLGTGAISLFGSPEQKADWLPLTRAGKAISAFALTEPGSGSDVAANTMSATLDGNHYVLNGQKTWISNGGIADVYTVFARTGEAPGAKGMSAFIVPADTPGLEITERLQTIAPHPLATLTFNDLRVPATAMIGEPGQGFRIAMSVLDVFRSTVAAAALGFARRALDEALARVTTRQIQGAPLFDLQMVQGHIADMALDVDAAALLVYRAAWTKDSGAPRVTREAAMAKLFATDQAQHIIDKAVQLHGGDGVKSHETVEKLYREIRALRIYEGASDVQRVIIARQALTAFQER, from the coding sequence ATGGCAGATAAGACCTTTCTCCACTGGCCGTTCTTCGAGGGTCGGCACCGCGATCTGGCCGCATCGCTGGACGCCTGGGCTACGGATCACCTGTCTGCGGTCGATCATTCCGACACGGACGCCGCCTGCCGCCAGCTTGTGACCATGCTGGGTGAGGCGGGGTTTGCAAGCCACTCCGGAGCCGAGGATGGCACGCTGGACGTACGCACGCTGTGCCTGATCCGCGAGACGCTGGCGCGCCATGACGGGCTTGCGGATTTCGCCTTTGCCATGCAGGGGCTGGGGACGGGGGCGATTTCGCTGTTTGGCTCGCCCGAACAGAAAGCCGACTGGCTGCCGCTTACCCGCGCGGGCAAGGCCATCTCGGCCTTCGCCCTGACCGAGCCGGGCAGCGGGTCGGACGTCGCGGCCAACACCATGAGCGCCACGCTGGACGGCAACCATTACGTGCTGAACGGCCAGAAGACGTGGATTTCCAACGGCGGCATCGCGGATGTCTACACCGTCTTCGCCCGCACCGGCGAGGCGCCGGGCGCCAAGGGGATGTCGGCCTTCATCGTGCCCGCCGACACGCCGGGCCTCGAAATCACCGAACGGCTTCAGACCATCGCGCCGCATCCCTTGGCGACGCTGACATTCAACGATCTGCGCGTGCCCGCGACAGCGATGATCGGGGAGCCGGGGCAGGGGTTCAGGATCGCCATGTCGGTGCTGGATGTCTTCCGCTCGACCGTCGCGGCTGCGGCCTTGGGCTTTGCCCGACGGGCGCTGGACGAGGCGCTGGCGCGGGTCACGACCCGGCAGATCCAGGGCGCGCCGCTCTTCGATCTGCAAATGGTGCAGGGACATATCGCCGACATGGCGCTCGACGTGGATGCCGCAGCACTTCTGGTCTACCGCGCCGCATGGACCAAGGACAGCGGCGCGCCTCGGGTCACGCGCGAGGCCGCCATGGCCAAGCTCTTCGCCACCGACCAGGCGCAGCACATCATCGACAAGGCGGTGCAGCTGCATGGCGGCGACGGCGTCAAGTCGCACGAAACTGTCGAGAAACTCTATCGTGAAATCAGGGCCTTGCGCATCTACGAGGGCGCCTCGGACGTGCAGCGCGTGATCATCGCGCGCCAGGCCCTCACCGCCTTCCAGGAGAGATGA
- a CDS encoding enoyl-CoA hydratase family protein, whose amino-acid sequence MRTDVKHFLCRIEDGIATVSLDRPERKNPLTFDSYAELRDWFRDLHYSDAVKAVVFAPNGGNFSSGGDVHDIIGPLTKMSMKELLAFTRMTGDLVKAMVHCGKPIIAAVDGVCAGAGAIISMASDLRIATPEAKTAFLFNRVGLAGCDMGACAILPRIIGQGRAAELLYLGRSMTAEEGNAWGYFNKVVPAEDLMAEAQGLARRIADGPTWANMMTKTMLAQEWSMSIEQAIEAEAQAQAICMQGQDFHRAYEAFVAKEKPMFEGD is encoded by the coding sequence ATGCGGACTGATGTGAAGCACTTCCTGTGCAGGATCGAAGACGGCATCGCGACCGTCTCTCTCGACCGGCCCGAGCGGAAGAACCCGCTGACTTTCGACAGCTACGCCGAACTGCGCGACTGGTTCCGGGACCTGCACTACAGCGATGCGGTCAAGGCCGTGGTCTTTGCGCCAAACGGCGGCAACTTCAGTTCGGGCGGCGATGTGCATGACATCATCGGGCCGCTGACAAAGATGAGCATGAAGGAGCTTCTGGCCTTCACCCGGATGACCGGCGATCTGGTCAAGGCGATGGTCCATTGCGGCAAACCGATCATTGCGGCGGTGGACGGCGTATGCGCGGGCGCCGGGGCGATCATCTCGATGGCTTCGGACCTCAGGATCGCCACGCCCGAGGCCAAGACCGCCTTCCTGTTCAACCGCGTCGGGCTGGCGGGCTGCGACATGGGGGCGTGCGCGATCCTGCCGCGCATCATCGGTCAGGGACGCGCCGCCGAGCTGCTGTATCTGGGCCGGTCAATGACTGCCGAGGAAGGCAACGCTTGGGGGTACTTCAACAAGGTCGTGCCCGCCGAGGACCTGATGGCTGAAGCGCAGGGGCTGGCGCGGCGCATTGCCGACGGGCCGACCTGGGCCAACATGATGACCAAGACCATGCTGGCACAGGAATGGTCCATGTCCATCGAACAGGCCATCGAAGCCGAAGCGCAGGCGCAGGCAATCTGCATGCAGGGGCAGGACTTTCACCGCGCCTATGAGGCCTTCGTGGCCAAGGAAAAACCGATGTTCGAGGGCGACTGA
- a CDS encoding MarR family winged helix-turn-helix transcriptional regulator, protein MTAHPKPSAAPLSKERLRLWLKLLKTSRSIEDEVRRRLRREHDWTLPRFDVMSALSRAPDGLKMGEISRMLKVSGGNITGIVDKLTQEGLALRVAIPGDRRANLVRLTDKGHEMFARHSVEHEAWINDILGGLDADDVSGMIVRLDRLNDTLAEDKNAD, encoded by the coding sequence ATGACGGCGCATCCCAAACCCTCGGCCGCGCCACTGTCGAAAGAGCGGCTGCGCCTTTGGCTGAAGCTCCTGAAAACCAGCCGGTCGATCGAGGACGAGGTGCGGCGCAGACTGCGGCGCGAACACGACTGGACCCTGCCCCGCTTCGACGTGATGTCGGCCCTGTCGCGGGCGCCGGACGGGCTGAAGATGGGCGAGATCTCTCGCATGTTGAAGGTATCCGGCGGCAACATCACCGGTATCGTGGATAAGCTGACCCAAGAGGGGCTGGCGTTGCGCGTCGCGATTCCCGGAGACCGGCGCGCCAATCTGGTACGGCTGACCGACAAGGGGCACGAGATGTTCGCCCGCCACTCGGTCGAACACGAAGCCTGGATCAACGACATTCTGGGCGGGCTCGATGCGGACGATGTCAGCGGCATGATCGTCCGGCTCGACCGGCTCAACGACACACTGGCGGAGGACAAAAATGCGGACTGA
- a CDS encoding SDR family NAD(P)-dependent oxidoreductase yields the protein MSVEGKHIVVTGGGTGVGAETARTLAEAGAKVTIMGRSEAPLAEQGLPYQLCDVTDAQAVGQAFDAARAGQGPIAGVVANAGAADSVPFAKMTPDQLQAMLSVNLIGVANVWQAALPDMKAAGWGRMIAIASTAGLKGFPYVAAYCAAKHGVVGLTRALSLELARTGITVNAICPGFIETPMLERSIANIVEKTGKTEEDARAALCAGNPQKRLIQTDEVAGAVLWLCSDAARSVNGHALSLSGGEI from the coding sequence ATGAGTGTCGAGGGCAAGCATATCGTCGTCACCGGTGGCGGCACGGGCGTCGGGGCAGAGACCGCCCGGACCCTGGCCGAGGCCGGTGCCAAAGTGACGATCATGGGCCGGTCAGAGGCGCCGCTGGCAGAGCAGGGGCTGCCCTACCAGCTGTGCGACGTGACCGATGCGCAGGCGGTCGGGCAGGCCTTCGACGCGGCCCGCGCGGGGCAGGGGCCAATCGCGGGCGTCGTCGCCAATGCGGGCGCCGCCGACAGCGTGCCCTTCGCCAAAATGACGCCCGACCAGCTTCAAGCCATGCTGTCGGTCAACCTGATCGGCGTCGCGAACGTCTGGCAGGCCGCGCTGCCGGACATGAAAGCCGCCGGGTGGGGGCGGATGATTGCCATCGCCTCGACCGCCGGCCTCAAGGGCTTTCCCTATGTCGCGGCCTATTGCGCGGCAAAGCACGGGGTCGTGGGCCTGACCCGCGCGCTATCGCTGGAGCTTGCGCGCACCGGCATCACGGTCAATGCGATCTGCCCCGGATTTATCGAGACCCCGATGCTGGAACGCTCCATAGCCAACATCGTCGAAAAGACCGGCAAGACCGAGGAAGACGCCCGCGCGGCGCTTTGTGCGGGGAACCCGCAGAAACGCCTCATCCAGACCGACGAGGTGGCGGGTGCCGTGCTCTGGCTCTGCTCGGACGCGGCGCGCTCGGTCAACGGTCACGCTCTGAGCCTGTCGGGAGGCGAGATATGA